The following are from one region of the Gammaproteobacteria bacterium genome:
- a CDS encoding 4Fe-4S dicluster domain-containing protein, translated as MAHYAMVINVDTCVGCNACMAACSQANQTPVWDSSKFRTYVHDEEFEKDGRWVRQFFPRLCNQCDNPPCVTVCPTGATWKEESGPVRVDPEICMGCEACAMACPYDARYPIDRGDVAHAKAYYGEAFLKRTHPAVDKCDFCWDRLQQGLEPACVETCVAHSRIFGDLDNPDDLVSRIVASGKAKTLLPEIGTGPNVFYIDKLPEGLANE; from the coding sequence ATGGCACATTACGCAATGGTGATCAACGTGGATACCTGTGTGGGCTGCAACGCCTGCATGGCGGCCTGCTCGCAGGCCAACCAGACGCCGGTATGGGATTCGAGCAAGTTCCGCACCTATGTCCATGACGAGGAGTTCGAAAAGGACGGACGCTGGGTGCGGCAGTTCTTCCCGCGCCTGTGCAACCAGTGCGACAACCCGCCCTGCGTGACGGTCTGCCCGACCGGCGCGACCTGGAAAGAGGAGAGCGGACCGGTGCGGGTGGATCCCGAAATCTGCATGGGCTGCGAGGCCTGCGCCATGGCCTGCCCGTACGACGCCCGTTATCCGATCGACCGCGGGGACGTTGCCCACGCCAAGGCCTACTACGGCGAGGCATTTCTCAAGCGCACGCATCCGGCCGTGGACAAGTGCGATTTCTGCTGGGACCGCCTGCAACAGGGGCTGGAACCGGCCTGCGTGGAAACCTGCGTGGCGCATTCGCGCATTTTCGGTGACCTGGACAACCCCGATGACCTGGTCAGCAGGATCGTCGCCAGCGGCAAGGCCAAGACCCTGCTGCCCGAGATCGGCACGGGGCCCAACGTCTTCTATATCGACAAGCTTCCGGAGGGATTGGCAAATGAATGA
- a CDS encoding molybdopterin-dependent oxidoreductase, which translates to MTLFRPEWIKLSGPAKNEVSDWGQTWKTRESYSICNYCSSFCSVRATVEESNGHERIVKLGGNPRSTLNGDKLCARGQSGFRQVYSVDRIKTPLIRVPGSKRGEWAFRSASWDEAYAYIAKKAKSIKPYEWTVYGGWSTCSFYIPETFCFTLANDIPNLITSPTQNCVFNGHLGTNSLTGNYVVHGEVIEDYGNSDYIIACVGNASIGGVSTCRAVRFAEAKEKRTKVVVLDPRASETASKADEWLQVRPGSDLAFMLAMLRELMHAGHYHDTFVRIHSNLSFLCYRDEHGAWQLYRSAKGEPAVIDGGSGSVHFLPAFSNRNDTDVSGQAVHPALQAPAGFKLDGKELVTVFQAQLAGLETYTPEWAARITGIPAGTIRRIAAEFGAAKRPLLQPGWSGARYGNMQMLRRTQGLIQGLVGGIDRPGGWLFGAEWRGQVAYMQDHIGKPGFPPMGRAGMPFVEWTGALFSDPKNFSHGFPAWSVVHRDSVDKLSPHWAAIPVSTDVGFLPAVKGELSYRGKPYQAKAILLNGTNPMRDAREKVWREALSDSALELVVVMDVMASDTAAYADVILPESSYLERDAPSIFGNGVNPDDMLITRNKVIEPLFDTHTLPDIFLKLTGVISGDERNYPRTLERLAGVPAKRLMALTEEYRKQKVRDPFNQALRRMRFEAKAEELHVSPEHLEQVLREQGVYPVAEAQELLNRDAMPWKRPLPTPSGRAEFFSNLYAGLRDGFELYNNPFFDVLATYIPPHERPDKPLEAPLEDDEFFFTFGMVPTVSHCSPNNNFLPLVGINAFRGDVYHGVWMHPDRARRLGISQGQKIELRNAVSGERTEASAYLTRLTREDTLFMYSGFGAKTSALRYARGVGTALNDITGDLTEPVSGGTSNQEYTVRVRAL; encoded by the coding sequence ATGACCCTGTTTCGCCCGGAGTGGATCAAGCTATCGGGCCCGGCCAAGAATGAGGTTTCCGACTGGGGCCAGACCTGGAAGACGCGCGAGTCCTATTCCATCTGCAATTACTGCTCTTCCTTCTGCTCGGTGCGCGCGACGGTGGAGGAAAGCAACGGTCACGAGCGCATCGTCAAGCTTGGCGGCAATCCACGCTCGACCCTCAACGGCGACAAGCTTTGTGCCCGCGGCCAGTCGGGCTTCCGCCAGGTCTACAGTGTCGATCGCATCAAGACGCCGTTGATACGTGTGCCCGGCTCCAAGCGTGGCGAATGGGCCTTCCGCAGCGCCAGCTGGGACGAGGCCTACGCCTACATCGCGAAAAAAGCCAAATCCATCAAGCCTTATGAATGGACCGTTTACGGCGGCTGGTCCACCTGTTCCTTCTACATTCCGGAAACCTTCTGCTTCACCCTGGCGAACGACATCCCCAACCTGATCACCTCGCCGACGCAGAACTGCGTCTTCAACGGCCACCTGGGCACCAACTCGCTGACCGGCAACTACGTGGTGCATGGCGAGGTGATCGAGGACTACGGCAATTCCGACTACATCATCGCCTGCGTCGGCAATGCCTCCATCGGCGGTGTGTCCACCTGCCGCGCCGTGCGATTCGCCGAGGCCAAGGAGAAACGCACCAAGGTCGTCGTGCTCGACCCGCGTGCCTCGGAAACCGCGAGCAAGGCCGACGAGTGGCTGCAGGTCCGGCCCGGCAGCGATCTGGCCTTCATGCTGGCGATGCTGCGTGAGCTGATGCACGCCGGGCATTACCACGATACCTTCGTGCGCATACACAGCAATCTGTCGTTTCTGTGTTACCGCGACGAGCACGGTGCGTGGCAGCTCTACCGCTCGGCCAAGGGCGAACCGGCTGTGATCGACGGCGGCAGCGGAAGCGTGCATTTCCTGCCCGCTTTTTCCAATCGCAACGATACCGACGTCTCGGGACAGGCCGTGCACCCGGCGCTGCAGGCGCCGGCCGGATTCAAGTTGGACGGCAAAGAACTGGTGACGGTGTTCCAGGCGCAGCTGGCGGGCCTGGAGACCTATACGCCGGAGTGGGCCGCCAGGATCACGGGCATCCCGGCGGGGACGATCCGCCGCATCGCCGCCGAGTTCGGCGCCGCCAAGCGCCCGCTGCTGCAGCCCGGCTGGTCGGGTGCGCGCTACGGCAATATGCAGATGCTGCGCCGTACCCAGGGTCTGATCCAGGGGCTGGTCGGCGGCATCGACCGTCCCGGCGGCTGGCTGTTCGGGGCGGAGTGGCGCGGGCAGGTGGCGTACATGCAGGACCATATCGGCAAGCCCGGCTTCCCGCCCATGGGCCGGGCGGGCATGCCCTTCGTCGAATGGACGGGGGCATTGTTCTCCGATCCGAAGAATTTCAGTCACGGCTTTCCGGCCTGGTCGGTGGTGCACCGTGACAGCGTGGACAAGCTCAGCCCTCACTGGGCGGCCATCCCGGTTTCCACGGATGTCGGCTTCCTGCCCGCGGTAAAGGGCGAGCTCAGCTACCGGGGCAAGCCTTATCAGGCCAAGGCCATTCTGCTCAACGGCACCAACCCCATGCGCGATGCGCGGGAAAAGGTCTGGCGCGAGGCGCTGTCCGACTCCGCGCTCGAACTGGTGGTGGTGATGGATGTCATGGCCTCCGACACGGCGGCCTACGCGGACGTCATTCTGCCCGAGAGCAGTTATCTGGAGCGCGACGCACCGTCCATTTTCGGCAACGGCGTGAATCCGGACGACATGCTCATCACGCGCAACAAGGTGATCGAGCCGCTGTTCGATACGCATACGCTGCCGGATATTTTCCTCAAGCTCACCGGCGTCATCAGCGGCGACGAGCGCAATTATCCGCGTACGCTTGAACGCCTCGCCGGCGTGCCGGCCAAGCGACTGATGGCGCTGACCGAGGAGTACCGCAAGCAGAAGGTGCGCGATCCGTTCAATCAGGCGCTGCGCCGCATGCGCTTCGAGGCCAAGGCCGAGGAACTGCATGTCTCGCCCGAGCACCTGGAGCAGGTGTTGCGCGAGCAGGGCGTCTACCCGGTGGCCGAGGCGCAGGAGCTGCTGAACAGGGACGCCATGCCCTGGAAGCGGCCTCTGCCCACGCCCAGCGGCCGTGCCGAATTCTTCAGCAACCTGTACGCGGGCCTGCGCGACGGATTCGAGCTGTACAACAATCCGTTCTTCGACGTGCTGGCCACCTACATCCCGCCGCATGAGCGTCCGGACAAGCCGCTGGAGGCGCCATTGGAGGATGACGAGTTCTTCTTCACCTTCGGTATGGTGCCAACGGTTTCGCATTGTTCGCCCAACAACAACTTCCTGCCGCTGGTCGGCATCAATGCCTTCCGCGGTGACGTGTATCACGGCGTGTGGATGCATCCCGACCGCGCCAGGCGCCTGGGTATCAGCCAGGGACAGAAGATCGAACTGCGCAATGCGGTATCGGGCGAGCGTACCGAGGCCAGTGCCTACCTGACGCGGCTGACCCGCGAGGACACCTTGTTTATGTACAGCGGGTTCGGCGCCAAGACATCGGCGCTGCGTTACGCGCGCGGCGTGGGTACGGCCCTGAACGACATCACGGGCGACCTGACCGAGCCGGTCAGCGGCGGCACCAGCAATCAGGAATACACCGTGCGCGTGCGCGCACTGTGA